DNA sequence from the Archangium lipolyticum genome:
GATGGGTTGAGCCTCTCGGTGCGGGCGGGGGAGATCGTCGGCCTGCTCGGCCCCAACGGCGCCGGGAAGTCCACCACCTTCCAGCTGCTCGCCGGACTGCTCGCCCCGGATGCCGGGCGCGTGCTGTTCGAGGGGCGGCCCCTGTCGCTCAACGATCCGGCCCTGCGCCAGCGCATGGGCATCATCTTCCAGCGCAGCAGCCTGGATGACCTGATGAGCGCGCGGGAGAACCTGATGCTCGGTGCCCGGCTGTATGGGCTGACGGGCGCGTGGGCCCGCGAGCGCGTGGAGCAGATGCTGCGCCTCATCGGCCTCGAGGAGCGCGGGGACGAGCGGGTCTCCACCTGGTCCGGAGGCATGCGCCGGCGGTTGGAGCTGGCGCGCGCCCTGGTGCACCAGCCGAGCATCGTCCTCATGGACGAGCCCACCCAGGGGCTCGACGAGGCCTCCTTCCGCTCCTTCTGGGCGCACCTGCGCGCCCTGCGTGACGCCGAGGGCCTCACCGTGCTGCTCACCACGCATCGCGCCGACGAGGCGGAGATGTGCGACCGGCTCGCGGTGCTGGACTCCGGCCGGCTGGTGGCCACCGACACCCCGGCGGCGCTGGCCTCCCGGGTGGGCGGGGACATCCTCACCCTGGAGGCCCGGGAGCCCGAGGCCCTCGCGGCCGAGCTGCGCACCCGGTTGGGCCTGGAGGCCCGTGTGGTGGAGGGCCGGGTGCAGGTGGAGGTGGAGCAGGGGCACGCCCTGGTCCCCCGGCTGGTGGAGGCCTTCCCGGCCGGCCGGCTCGCCTCCGTGTCCTTGCGCCGTCCCACGCTCGCGGACGTGTTCCTCCAACTCACCGGCCGCGTGCTCGGGGCGGACCAGCCCGCCGCCGAGCCCGCTCGCCGCAGGAGTCGTCATTGATGAATGCCCACGCCACCACCGCTCCCGGCTCCGAGGTGCCCGAGACAGGGCCGTCCGGGCCGGAGCTGGACATCCGACGGGACTCCGGCGCGGAGGCCAGAGCCCCGAGCGCGCTGGCGCTCCAGTGGTCCACCGTGCGCGTGCTGCTGGCGCGCGACGTGGTGCGCTTCTTCCGTCAGCCCAGCCGCATCGTCGGGGCGCTCGCCCAGCCCATCCTCTTCTGGTTCGTCATCGGCGCGGGCTTCGCCGGCTCCTTCCGCGTGGAGGGCGCCCAGGGCATGGACTACCAGCGCTTCTCCTTCCCCGGTGTCGTCACCATGGTGGTGCTCTTCAGCGCCATCTTCGCCACCATCTCCGTCATCGAGGACCGGCGCGAGGGCTTCCTCCAGTCCGTCCTCGCCGGGCCGGGCTCCCGCCTGGCGGTGGTGCTGGGCAAGGCGCTGGGCTCCTCGGCCATCGCGCTGCTGCAGGCCTCGCTCTTCCTCCTCTTCGCCCCCATGGCTGGCGTGAAGGCCGCCACCCTGGACGTGCCGCTGCTGTTGGGGGTGATGGTGCTGTCCGCCCTGGGCCTCACCGGCATGGGCATCGCGCTCGCCTGGTGGGTTCGCTCCACCGCCGGCTACCACGCGGTGATGAGCATCGTCCTGTTGCCCATGTGGGTGCTCTCCGGCGCGATGTTCCCCCTCAAGGGGGCCGG
Encoded proteins:
- a CDS encoding ABC transporter permease — encoded protein: MNAHATTAPGSEVPETGPSGPELDIRRDSGAEARAPSALALQWSTVRVLLARDVVRFFRQPSRIVGALAQPILFWFVIGAGFAGSFRVEGAQGMDYQRFSFPGVVTMVVLFSAIFATISVIEDRREGFLQSVLAGPGSRLAVVLGKALGSSAIALLQASLFLLFAPMAGVKAATLDVPLLLGVMVLSALGLTGMGIALAWWVRSTAGYHAVMSIVLLPMWVLSGAMFPLKGAGPLLAWVMRLNPMRFSVEGIRRALYGAEASLAVGTASSGAGLEVPVLLAFATVFLALAAFSVSRRE
- a CDS encoding ABC transporter ATP-binding protein; the encoded protein is MSTALKALSPAPGRSAAPLLQLDGLTRRFKQRVALDGLSLSVRAGEIVGLLGPNGAGKSTTFQLLAGLLAPDAGRVLFEGRPLSLNDPALRQRMGIIFQRSSLDDLMSARENLMLGARLYGLTGAWARERVEQMLRLIGLEERGDERVSTWSGGMRRRLELARALVHQPSIVLMDEPTQGLDEASFRSFWAHLRALRDAEGLTVLLTTHRADEAEMCDRLAVLDSGRLVATDTPAALASRVGGDILTLEAREPEALAAELRTRLGLEARVVEGRVQVEVEQGHALVPRLVEAFPAGRLASVSLRRPTLADVFLQLTGRVLGADQPAAEPARRRSRH